Proteins from one Ranitomeya variabilis isolate aRanVar5 chromosome 1, aRanVar5.hap1, whole genome shotgun sequence genomic window:
- the ADAMTS4 gene encoding A disintegrin and metalloproteinase with thrombospondin motifs 4, with the protein MFCLSVFTAAWVHVVLALGERPQAGYKEEIVFPERLNSSFRQEQPGWSGNGIEVSSQSHLIFRFRAFGEELVLDLERDPSFLSEDLMVQYVGRNGQSDANGLSESGAYFTGSVNYDPESIAAVNYNEASLLGVLQFRGTEYHIQPMESGGQNSAEGVGAHIIRRKVQEKGNGPMCNVGSQASMRVPGEPDGNNHSGKHKTPSSKRSKRFASVPRYVETLVVADETMATFHGAGLKRYLLTVMAAAAKFFRHPSLKNPVNVVVTRLVVIGRADKSNNYGGLKMTTNAAEMLRNFCEWQKGLNKPNDTDSEHFDTAILFTRQNLCGLSTCDTLGMADVGTVCDPSRSCSIVEDDGLQSAFTAAHELGHVFNMLHDNSKPCVDLNRPSSNTRHMMAPVMSYVDPEELWSPCSAKFITDFLDNGNGHCLLDKPQAPLRLPVPFPGNDYDSDRQCQLTFGPDSRHCPNLHTPCSSLWCTGRIDGHFMCQTKHFPWADGTQCGVGKTCMNGKCINRVEMKAYNTPVNGGWGSWGPYGECSRTCGGGVQFSHRECNKPVPRNGGKYCEGKRTQYRSCNTQECPTGNALTYREQQCATYNHRVDLFKGFPAPMDWVPRYNGIAEKDQCKLTCQSRPLGYYYVLEPRVADGTPCSPDSNSVCVQGRCVHAGCDRVIGSKKKFDKCMVCGGNGSACSKTYGSFTKPRYGYNDVVTIPAGATNILIRQNSGSSSTSDGVYLALKRQNGSYTLNGNYILVPSEQDVNVGGGLTLRYSGATKSTETIVGRGPLKESLTVQALVVSDQRAPRLKYTFFVPKPATRSTQPKKPAEDWMKRRAQILEILKRTRNSRK; encoded by the exons ATGTTCTGCCTCAGTGTTTTTACTGCTGCTTGGGTACACGTGGTTCTTGCTCTTGGAGAGAGACCTCAAGCCGGTTACAAGGAGGAAATTGTGTTTCCGGAAAGACTAAACTCCAGCTTCCGCCAGGAGCAGCCAGGCTGGTCTGGAAATGGTAttgaggtatcttcacaaagtcacCTCATATTCCGATTTCGTGCTTTTGGTGAAGAATTGGTCCTCGATTTGGAGAGAGATCCCAGCTTTCTCTCGGAGGACTTGATGGTACAGTACGTTGGCAGAAACGGACAGTCAGATGCAAATGGTCTTTCCGAATCTGGCGCTTACTTTACCGGTTCTGTAAATTATGACCCGGAATCTATAGCAGCAGTGAATTACAATGAAGCATCTCTCTTGGGCGTTCTCCAGTTCAGAGGGACAGAATACCACATTCAACCCATGGAAAGTGGAGGACAAAACAGTGCCGAGGGAGTTGGAGCTCACATCATAAGGAGGAAGGTGCAAGAGAAAGGCAATGGACCTATGTGCAATGTTGGTTCTCAAGCGTCCATGAGAGTGCCAGGAGAACCTGATGGCAATAATCACTCTGGGAAACACAAGACACCCTCATCAAAGAGATCAAAG CGCTTTGCATCTGTTCCTCGCTATGTGGAGACCCTGGTAGTTGCGGATGAGACTATGGCAACTTTCCATGGTGCAGGCCTCAAGCGGTACCTCCTGACAGTCATGGCAGCCGCAGCCAAATTCTTCCGCCACCCAAGTTTGAAAAACCCAGTTAACGTTGTCGTGACACGGCTGGTTGTCATTGGCCGGGCAGACAAATCGAACAACTATGGGGGACTGAAGATGACCACTAATGCTGCTGAGATGCTAAGGAACTTCTGTGAGTGGCAGAAAGGTCTGAACAAGCCTAATGACACCGACTCTGAACACTTTGACACAGCCATACTCTTCACCAGACAG AACCTCTGTGGACTGTCCACCTGTGACACACTGGGGATGGCAGATGTTGGGACAGTCTGTGATCCATCACGCAGTTGCTCCATCGTGGAAGATGATGGCTTGCAGTCCGCATTTACTGCGGCACACGAGCTTG GACACGTGTTCAACATGCTTCACGACAATTCCAAACCATGTGTTGATCTCAACCGCCCGTCAAGCAACACTAGACACATGATGGCGCCAGTCATGTCCTACGTAGACCCGGAGGAACTGTGGTCACCTTGCAGTGCTAAGTTCATCACAGACTTTTTGGACAATGGCAATG GTCACTGTCTTCTGGACAAACCTCAAGCTCCACTTCGTCTACCAGTTCCATTCCCCGGTAATGACTATGACTCGGATCGCCAGTGCCAGCTGACCTTTGGACCAGACTCTCGCCATTGTCCCAACCTGCACACTCCTTGCTCATCTCTGTGGTGCACGGGCCGGATAGACGGTCACTTTATGTGCCAAACTAAGCATTTTCCTTGGGCGGATGGTACCCAATGTGGAGTGGGCAAGACCTGCATGAATGGCAAATGTATCAACCGGGTGGAGATGAAAGCTTACAAT ACACCAGTTAATGGTGGCTGGGGTTCCTGGGGTCCCTACGGAGAATGCTCCAGAACATGTGGGGGTGGAGTACAGTTTTCTCACCGTGAGTGCAATAAGCCCGTTCCCCGAAATGGTGGCAAATACTGTGAGGGAAAAAGGACACAGTATCGCTCCTGTAATACCCAGGAGTGTCCCACTGGCAATG CTCTGACCTATAGAGAGCAGCAGTGTGCTACGTACAACCACAGAGTCGACCTCTTCAAAGGGTTCCCCGCACCCATGGACTGGGTACCACGTTATAACGGAATCGCAGAGAAAGATCAGTGTAAACTCACCTGTCAATCCCGACCATTGGGATACTACTATGTCCTAGAGCCAAGA GTAGCAGATGGTACTCCATGTTCTCCAGATTCCAATTCAGTTTGCGTTCAGGGGCGCTGTGTCCACGCTGGATGTGACCGTGTTATTGGATCCAAGAAGAAATTTGACAAGTGCATGGTGTGTGGAGGAAATGGTTCTGCCTGTAGCAAAACATATGGATCGTTTACAAAACCTAG GTATGGATACAATGACGTGGTTACCATCCCAGCTGGAGCAACCAACATCTTGATCCGTCAGAACAGCGGCTCATCCTCCACCAGTGACGGAGTTTACCTGGCTTTAAAACGGCAGAATGGATCATATACACTCAATGGTAATTATATCTTGGTGCCATCTGAACAAGATGTCAATGTTGGAGGAGGGTTGACCTTACGCTACAGTGGAGCCACCAAATCCACGGAGACCATCGTAGGACGCGGACCCCTGAAAGAGTCCCTGACCGTTCAAGCTTTGGTTGTAAGTGACCAAAGAGCCCCACGTCTTAAGTACACCTTCTTTGTCCCAAAACCGGCCACACGTTCAACCCAACCAAAGAAACCAGCAGAAGACTGGATGAAACGAAGAGCACAGATTCTCGAAATTCTCAAGAGGACAAGAAACAGCCGAAAATAG
- the LOC143771226 gene encoding palmitoyltransferase ZDHHC3-like isoform X4 has product MAACVRDPCGLLCVLLTYLSLGYADYVILRHVLLHSFSGSVWCPLHAVGFNLLVSMLLACHSRAVFSDPGTVPLPETAIDFSDLRSSTPRKSDRGGNEDWTVCHRCETYRPPRAHHCRVCHRCVRRMDHHCPWYVMSEVTHRVVRRIFVFWFFCRINNCVGELNQKYFIQFLFYTGLTSLYSVGLVLAVWLWPTKKGTLEDADLAAAAHSHVQIVHCILLLVESVLFGLFVTVIFYDQIVSIITDETPIEQLRKKLLKEANKEVAHTRKPKMALLREVFGRGLDLMGQNQL; this is encoded by the exons ATGGCGGCCTGTGTGCGGGACCCTTGCGGGCTGCTGTGTGTGCTGCTTACCTACCTGAGCCTGGGGTACGCCGACTACGTCATCCTGCGACACGTCCTGCTGCATAGCTTCTCCGGCAG TGTTTGGTGTCCACTCCACGCTGTTGGTTTCAATCTGCTGGTGTCCATGCTGCTGGCCTGTCACAGCCGCGCCGTCTTCTCTGACCCCG GGACCGTTCCGTTACCGGAAACCGCCATTGACTTCTCGGACCTGCGCTCCAGCACTCCGCGCAAAAGTGACCGG GGGGGTAATGAGGACTGGACCGTGTGCCACCGGTGTGAGACCTACCGCCCTCCGCGGGCCCACCACTGCCGCGTCTGCCACCGCTGTGTCCGCAGGATGGATCACCACTGCCCCTGGTACGTAATGAGCGAGGTTACTCATCGAGTTGTCCGTCGtatatttgttttttggtttttttgtagGATAAATAATTGTGTTGGGGAATTAAACCAAAAGTATTTCATCCAGTTCCTGTTTTACACCG GTCTGACAAGCCTGTACTCTGTGGGCTTAGTTCTGGCCGTTTGGCTGTGGCCAACCAAGAAGGGAACATTGGAGGATGCAGATCTGGCAGCTGCAGCTCATAGTCATGTGCAGAT agtccactgcatccttctcctGGTGGAGTCCGTCCTCTTCGGGCTGTTCGTTACAGTCATCTTCTATGACCAG aTTGTATCGATCATTACAGACGAGACGCCCATCGAGCAACTGAGGAAAAAACTCCTAAAGGAGGCAAATAAGGAAGTAGCCCACACCCGCAAGCCAAAGATGGCGCTACTGAGGGAGGTGTTCGGAAGAG GCCTGGATCTAATGGGCCAGAACCAGCTCTAG
- the LOC143771226 gene encoding palmitoyltransferase ZDHHC3-like isoform X5, with product MAACVRDPCGLLCVLLTYLSLGYADYVILRHVLLHSFSGSVWCPLHAVGFNLLVSMLLACHSRAVFSDPGTVPLPETAIDFSDLRSSTPRKSDRGGNEDWTVCHRCETYRPPRAHHCRVCHRCVRRMDHHCPWINNCVGELNQKYFIQFLFYTGLTSLYSVGLVLAVWLWPTKKGTLEDADLAAAAHSHVQIVHCILLLVESVLFGLFVTVIFYDQIVSIITDETPIEQLRKKLLKEANKEVAHTRKPKMALLREVFGRGYMICWLFPCNTPPSSGGPAYSYLPDYDV from the exons ATGGCGGCCTGTGTGCGGGACCCTTGCGGGCTGCTGTGTGTGCTGCTTACCTACCTGAGCCTGGGGTACGCCGACTACGTCATCCTGCGACACGTCCTGCTGCATAGCTTCTCCGGCAG TGTTTGGTGTCCACTCCACGCTGTTGGTTTCAATCTGCTGGTGTCCATGCTGCTGGCCTGTCACAGCCGCGCCGTCTTCTCTGACCCCG GGACCGTTCCGTTACCGGAAACCGCCATTGACTTCTCGGACCTGCGCTCCAGCACTCCGCGCAAAAGTGACCGG GGGGGTAATGAGGACTGGACCGTGTGCCACCGGTGTGAGACCTACCGCCCTCCGCGGGCCCACCACTGCCGCGTCTGCCACCGCTGTGTCCGCAGGATGGATCACCACTGCCCCTG GATAAATAATTGTGTTGGGGAATTAAACCAAAAGTATTTCATCCAGTTCCTGTTTTACACCG GTCTGACAAGCCTGTACTCTGTGGGCTTAGTTCTGGCCGTTTGGCTGTGGCCAACCAAGAAGGGAACATTGGAGGATGCAGATCTGGCAGCTGCAGCTCATAGTCATGTGCAGAT agtccactgcatccttctcctGGTGGAGTCCGTCCTCTTCGGGCTGTTCGTTACAGTCATCTTCTATGACCAG aTTGTATCGATCATTACAGACGAGACGCCCATCGAGCAACTGAGGAAAAAACTCCTAAAGGAGGCAAATAAGGAAGTAGCCCACACCCGCAAGCCAAAGATGGCGCTACTGAGGGAGGTGTTCGGAAGAG GTTATATGATCTGCTGGCTCTTCCCATGTAATACGCCCCCGTCCTCTGGTGGTCCGGCATACAGTTACCTCCCTGACTATGATGTGTAG
- the LOC143771226 gene encoding palmitoyltransferase ZDHHC3-like isoform X6, translating into MAACVRDPCGLLCVLLTYLSLGVWCPLHAVGFNLLVSMLLACHSRAVFSDPGTVPLPETAIDFSDLRSSTPRKSDRGGNEDWTVCHRCETYRPPRAHHCRVCHRCVRRMDHHCPWINNCVGELNQKYFIQFLFYTGLTSLYSVGLVLAVWLWPTKKGTLEDADLAAAAHSHVQIVHCILLLVESVLFGLFVTVIFYDQIVSIITDETPIEQLRKKLLKEANKEVAHTRKPKMALLREVFGRGYMICWLFPCNTPPSSGGPAYSYLPDYDV; encoded by the exons ATGGCGGCCTGTGTGCGGGACCCTTGCGGGCTGCTGTGTGTGCTGCTTACCTACCTGAGCCTGGG TGTTTGGTGTCCACTCCACGCTGTTGGTTTCAATCTGCTGGTGTCCATGCTGCTGGCCTGTCACAGCCGCGCCGTCTTCTCTGACCCCG GGACCGTTCCGTTACCGGAAACCGCCATTGACTTCTCGGACCTGCGCTCCAGCACTCCGCGCAAAAGTGACCGG GGGGGTAATGAGGACTGGACCGTGTGCCACCGGTGTGAGACCTACCGCCCTCCGCGGGCCCACCACTGCCGCGTCTGCCACCGCTGTGTCCGCAGGATGGATCACCACTGCCCCTG GATAAATAATTGTGTTGGGGAATTAAACCAAAAGTATTTCATCCAGTTCCTGTTTTACACCG GTCTGACAAGCCTGTACTCTGTGGGCTTAGTTCTGGCCGTTTGGCTGTGGCCAACCAAGAAGGGAACATTGGAGGATGCAGATCTGGCAGCTGCAGCTCATAGTCATGTGCAGAT agtccactgcatccttctcctGGTGGAGTCCGTCCTCTTCGGGCTGTTCGTTACAGTCATCTTCTATGACCAG aTTGTATCGATCATTACAGACGAGACGCCCATCGAGCAACTGAGGAAAAAACTCCTAAAGGAGGCAAATAAGGAAGTAGCCCACACCCGCAAGCCAAAGATGGCGCTACTGAGGGAGGTGTTCGGAAGAG GTTATATGATCTGCTGGCTCTTCCCATGTAATACGCCCCCGTCCTCTGGTGGTCCGGCATACAGTTACCTCCCTGACTATGATGTGTAG
- the LOC143771226 gene encoding palmitoyltransferase ZDHHC3-like isoform X2, with product MAACVRDPCGLLCVLLTYLSLGYADYVILRHVLLHSFSGSVWCPLHAVGFNLLVSMLLACHSRAVFSDPGTVPLPETAIDFSDLRSSTPRKSDRGGNEDWTVCHRCETYRPPRAHHCRVCHRCVRRMDHHCPWYVMSEVTHRVVRRIFVFWFFCRINNCVGELNQKYFIQFLFYTGLTSLYSVGLVLAVWLWPTKKGTLEDADLAAAAHSHVQIVHCILLLVESVLFGLFVTVIFYDQIVSIITDETPIEQLRKKLLKEANKEVAHTRKPKMALLREVFGRGKRNLSITRDQR from the exons ATGGCGGCCTGTGTGCGGGACCCTTGCGGGCTGCTGTGTGTGCTGCTTACCTACCTGAGCCTGGGGTACGCCGACTACGTCATCCTGCGACACGTCCTGCTGCATAGCTTCTCCGGCAG TGTTTGGTGTCCACTCCACGCTGTTGGTTTCAATCTGCTGGTGTCCATGCTGCTGGCCTGTCACAGCCGCGCCGTCTTCTCTGACCCCG GGACCGTTCCGTTACCGGAAACCGCCATTGACTTCTCGGACCTGCGCTCCAGCACTCCGCGCAAAAGTGACCGG GGGGGTAATGAGGACTGGACCGTGTGCCACCGGTGTGAGACCTACCGCCCTCCGCGGGCCCACCACTGCCGCGTCTGCCACCGCTGTGTCCGCAGGATGGATCACCACTGCCCCTGGTACGTAATGAGCGAGGTTACTCATCGAGTTGTCCGTCGtatatttgttttttggtttttttgtagGATAAATAATTGTGTTGGGGAATTAAACCAAAAGTATTTCATCCAGTTCCTGTTTTACACCG GTCTGACAAGCCTGTACTCTGTGGGCTTAGTTCTGGCCGTTTGGCTGTGGCCAACCAAGAAGGGAACATTGGAGGATGCAGATCTGGCAGCTGCAGCTCATAGTCATGTGCAGAT agtccactgcatccttctcctGGTGGAGTCCGTCCTCTTCGGGCTGTTCGTTACAGTCATCTTCTATGACCAG aTTGTATCGATCATTACAGACGAGACGCCCATCGAGCAACTGAGGAAAAAACTCCTAAAGGAGGCAAATAAGGAAGTAGCCCACACCCGCAAGCCAAAGATGGCGCTACTGAGGGAGGTGTTCGGAAGAGGTAAGAGgaacctatccatcactagagatcagcg gtga
- the LOC143771226 gene encoding palmitoyltransferase ZDHHC3-like isoform X1 codes for MAACVRDPCGLLCVLLTYLSLGYADYVILRHVLLHSFSGSVWCPLHAVGFNLLVSMLLACHSRAVFSDPGTVPLPETAIDFSDLRSSTPRKSDRGGNEDWTVCHRCETYRPPRAHHCRVCHRCVRRMDHHCPWYVMSEVTHRVVRRIFVFWFFCRINNCVGELNQKYFIQFLFYTGLTSLYSVGLVLAVWLWPTKKGTLEDADLAAAAHSHVQIVHCILLLVESVLFGLFVTVIFYDQIVSIITDETPIEQLRKKLLKEANKEVAHTRKPKMALLREVFGRGYMICWLFPCNTPPSSGGPAYSYLPDYDV; via the exons ATGGCGGCCTGTGTGCGGGACCCTTGCGGGCTGCTGTGTGTGCTGCTTACCTACCTGAGCCTGGGGTACGCCGACTACGTCATCCTGCGACACGTCCTGCTGCATAGCTTCTCCGGCAG TGTTTGGTGTCCACTCCACGCTGTTGGTTTCAATCTGCTGGTGTCCATGCTGCTGGCCTGTCACAGCCGCGCCGTCTTCTCTGACCCCG GGACCGTTCCGTTACCGGAAACCGCCATTGACTTCTCGGACCTGCGCTCCAGCACTCCGCGCAAAAGTGACCGG GGGGGTAATGAGGACTGGACCGTGTGCCACCGGTGTGAGACCTACCGCCCTCCGCGGGCCCACCACTGCCGCGTCTGCCACCGCTGTGTCCGCAGGATGGATCACCACTGCCCCTGGTACGTAATGAGCGAGGTTACTCATCGAGTTGTCCGTCGtatatttgttttttggtttttttgtagGATAAATAATTGTGTTGGGGAATTAAACCAAAAGTATTTCATCCAGTTCCTGTTTTACACCG GTCTGACAAGCCTGTACTCTGTGGGCTTAGTTCTGGCCGTTTGGCTGTGGCCAACCAAGAAGGGAACATTGGAGGATGCAGATCTGGCAGCTGCAGCTCATAGTCATGTGCAGAT agtccactgcatccttctcctGGTGGAGTCCGTCCTCTTCGGGCTGTTCGTTACAGTCATCTTCTATGACCAG aTTGTATCGATCATTACAGACGAGACGCCCATCGAGCAACTGAGGAAAAAACTCCTAAAGGAGGCAAATAAGGAAGTAGCCCACACCCGCAAGCCAAAGATGGCGCTACTGAGGGAGGTGTTCGGAAGAG GTTATATGATCTGCTGGCTCTTCCCATGTAATACGCCCCCGTCCTCTGGTGGTCCGGCATACAGTTACCTCCCTGACTATGATGTGTAG
- the LOC143771226 gene encoding palmitoyltransferase ZDHHC3-like isoform X3 — protein MAACVRDPCGLLCVLLTYLSLGVWCPLHAVGFNLLVSMLLACHSRAVFSDPGTVPLPETAIDFSDLRSSTPRKSDRGGNEDWTVCHRCETYRPPRAHHCRVCHRCVRRMDHHCPWYVMSEVTHRVVRRIFVFWFFCRINNCVGELNQKYFIQFLFYTGLTSLYSVGLVLAVWLWPTKKGTLEDADLAAAAHSHVQIVHCILLLVESVLFGLFVTVIFYDQIVSIITDETPIEQLRKKLLKEANKEVAHTRKPKMALLREVFGRGYMICWLFPCNTPPSSGGPAYSYLPDYDV, from the exons ATGGCGGCCTGTGTGCGGGACCCTTGCGGGCTGCTGTGTGTGCTGCTTACCTACCTGAGCCTGGG TGTTTGGTGTCCACTCCACGCTGTTGGTTTCAATCTGCTGGTGTCCATGCTGCTGGCCTGTCACAGCCGCGCCGTCTTCTCTGACCCCG GGACCGTTCCGTTACCGGAAACCGCCATTGACTTCTCGGACCTGCGCTCCAGCACTCCGCGCAAAAGTGACCGG GGGGGTAATGAGGACTGGACCGTGTGCCACCGGTGTGAGACCTACCGCCCTCCGCGGGCCCACCACTGCCGCGTCTGCCACCGCTGTGTCCGCAGGATGGATCACCACTGCCCCTGGTACGTAATGAGCGAGGTTACTCATCGAGTTGTCCGTCGtatatttgttttttggtttttttgtagGATAAATAATTGTGTTGGGGAATTAAACCAAAAGTATTTCATCCAGTTCCTGTTTTACACCG GTCTGACAAGCCTGTACTCTGTGGGCTTAGTTCTGGCCGTTTGGCTGTGGCCAACCAAGAAGGGAACATTGGAGGATGCAGATCTGGCAGCTGCAGCTCATAGTCATGTGCAGAT agtccactgcatccttctcctGGTGGAGTCCGTCCTCTTCGGGCTGTTCGTTACAGTCATCTTCTATGACCAG aTTGTATCGATCATTACAGACGAGACGCCCATCGAGCAACTGAGGAAAAAACTCCTAAAGGAGGCAAATAAGGAAGTAGCCCACACCCGCAAGCCAAAGATGGCGCTACTGAGGGAGGTGTTCGGAAGAG GTTATATGATCTGCTGGCTCTTCCCATGTAATACGCCCCCGTCCTCTGGTGGTCCGGCATACAGTTACCTCCCTGACTATGATGTGTAG